One Xiphophorus hellerii strain 12219 chromosome 1, Xiphophorus_hellerii-4.1, whole genome shotgun sequence DNA segment encodes these proteins:
- the il17rb gene encoding uncharacterized protein il17rb, producing the protein MWQSILFFLCLVVSRGTAHDIKVVCEEHYDFPKTELNGSPSQVAGLKVKLVTVGQERKLNISWAINIDASIIHLEGTRVICGQLTHICKYNPPLTEANLTGSEKEWFSFLVGVSYGSFLTTVYNEPLPPVGSGPTTLSESIWVPRQPAITVTPSTTKATLESFQTTQNNEAQNEEIKTVSRIVFGVVASLIILISCFVIYKMFSSHSTFEILPEAPVSVVVVYPSVTPAFQRAVVALAEFLQWHGGCRVTIDIWQQGKIAELGPLRWLAEQVKSADRVLIVSPQVETPSSITAPCTPISSLPRHSIPAATGDLYPLILNMVASHARSSTELAKFWVVQLHAKKDKNSCVLLPELQTCRAFCLMKDLNRLCKSLHSQKMVGKKISSLLFKQKILYSQSSTTKLREAVEMLSAKKSGIFDRTLKKDIC; encoded by the exons ATTTTCCCAAAACAGAGCTAAATGGCAGTCCATCTCAGGTGGCAGGCCTAAAAGTGAAACTGGTGACGGTCGGACAGGAAAGAAAGCTGAACATAAGCTGGGCGATCAACATTGATG CTAGTATTATTCACCTGGAGGGCACAAGGGTCATTTGTGGACAATTGACCCACATCTGTAAATACAATCCCCCTTTGACTGAAGCGAACCTTACTGGGTCGGAGAAG gaatggttttcttttttagtcGGCGTAAGTTATGGTTCATTCCTTACCACCGTTTATAATGAGCCATTACCTCCAGTGGGAAGTGGCCCCACAACTCTATCAGAGTCTATTTGGGTACCTCGTCAACCAGCAA TAACTGTTACACCGAGTACTACAAAGGCAACTTTGG AGTCTTTTCAAACAACACAGAATAATGAAG cacaaaatgaagaaattaagaCTGTCAGTAGAATTGTTTTTGGAGTTGTGGCCTCGTTGATAATTTTGATTTCCTGCTTTGTTATAT ATAAGATGTTTTCGTCACACTCCACTTTTGAAATCCTTCCTGAGGCTCCAGTCTCGGTGGTTGTGGTGTATCCTTCGGTGACGCCGGCCTTTCAGCGGGCGGTGGTGGCGCTGGCTGAGTTTCTGCAGTGGCACGGTGGCTGCAGAGTGACGATTGATATCTGGCAGCAGGGAAAAATTGCAGAACTTGGTCCACTGCGCTGGTTAGCTGAACAAGTAAAGAGTGCAGACCGTGTCCTGATCGTCTCCCCTCAGGTGGAAACT CCCTCTTCTATAACGGCACCCTGCACCCCCATTAGCAGCCTCCCAAGACATTCCATCCCAGCTGCAACTGGTGACCTTTACCCTCTGATTCTCAACATGGTGGCCAGTCACGCCAGGAGTTCCACTGAGCTGGCCAAGTTCTGGGTGGTGCAGCTGCATGCGAAGAAGGACAAGAACTCTTGTGTGCTGCTGCCAGAGCTGCAGACGTGCAGGGCTTTCTGCCTGATGAAAGATTTGAACAGACTCTGCAAGAGCCTTCATTCTCAGAAGATGGTTGGGAAGAAGATATCATCGCTGTTGTTCAAACAGAAGATTTTGTacagccaaagcagcacaacgAAATTGAGGGAAGCTGTAGAAATGCTCAGTGCAAAGAAGTCAGGTATATTTGACAGAACcctaaaaaaagatatttgttgA